The following are encoded together in the Lactuca sativa cultivar Salinas chromosome 1, Lsat_Salinas_v11, whole genome shotgun sequence genome:
- the LOC111893012 gene encoding uncharacterized protein LOC111893012: MNFMTLNIRGIGDSKKIEWIRKLKLTQSIDFICIQETRVSDFNNIDIVGCWGSTNYQCDFVNPTRGSGGILSIWDPRVFRKSNTFSSRHFIATSGEWVGISGAITIVNVYGPQSIVDKRKLWDDLIDLKKGLNGIWVFTGDFNAVRFACERFNSSFCHYMASDFNRFIAVAGLNEFIQGGRKLTYLRDDGLKQSKLDRFLVCHNFIQVQPLTSVTVLPRDYSDHSPVILKPHKVDFGPPPFRFFNSWLLHNDFNLVFDKAWGNFHGFGAPDRFLPAKIKFLKNERIGGRK; this comes from the coding sequence ATGAATTTCATGACTCTCAACATCAGGGGAATTGGAGATTCAAAGAAAATTGAGTGGATTAGGAAACTCAAACTCACACAAAGCATCGATTTCATTTGTATTCAGGAAACAAGGGTATCAGATTTCAATAATATTGATATAGTTGGTTGCTGGGGATCGACAAATTATCAATGTGATTTTGTTAATCCCACTAGAGGCTCTGGTGGTATTTTAAGCATATGGGACCCTCGTGTGTTCCGCAAGTCAAATACCTTCTCCTCCAGGCATTTCATCGCTACGTCGGGGGAATGGGTTGGTATCTCAGGTGCTATAACAATTGTAAATGTGTACGGGCCTCAATCTATAGTTGACAAACGTAAATTATGGGATGATTTGATTGATCTAAAAAAAGGGTTGAATGGTATCTGGGTGTTTACGGGTGATTTTAATGCAGTGAGGTTCGCTTGTGAAAGATTCAATTCCTCATTCTGTCATTATATGGCATCCGATTTCAACCGGTTCATAGCGGTGGCTGGTTTAAATGAGTTCATTCAAGGGGGAAGGAAATTAACTTATCTGCGTGACGATGGGCTTAAACAGAGTAAACTCGACCGATTCCTAGTATGTCATAACTTCATTCAAGTGCAACCGCTGACATCTGTGACTGTTCTTCCAAGGGACTATTCAGACCATTCTCCTGTGATTCTCAAACCTCACAAAGTCGACTTTGGAcctccaccgttccggtttttcAACTCATGGTTACTACATAACGATTTTAATTTGGTATTTGATAAAGCTTGGGGTAATTTCCATGGGTTTGGTGCTCCCGATCGATTCTTGCCGGCAAAAATCAAATTCCTCAAAAATGAAAGAATTGGAGGAAGGAAGTAA